One region of Pan paniscus chromosome 5, NHGRI_mPanPan1-v2.0_pri, whole genome shotgun sequence genomic DNA includes:
- the CCND3 gene encoding G1/S-specific cyclin-D3 isoform X1 — MELLCCEGTRHAPRAGPDPRLLGDQRVLQSLLRLEERYVPRASYFQCVQREIKPHMRKMLAYWMLEVCEEQRCEEEVFPLAMNYLDRYLSCVPTRKAQLQLLGAVCMLLASKLRETTPLTIEKLCIYTDHAVSPRQLRDWEVLVLGKLKWDLAAVIAHDFLALILHRLSLPRDRQALVKKHAQTFLALCATDYTFAMYPPSMIATGSIGAAVQGLGACSMSGDELTELLAGITGTEVVSAGQLGSSLFIHKVVLCPEPPVEGNLQPQPGPKSWFHNLGALWLFISCLGLGKSKYLGWGEGHWP, encoded by the exons ATGGAGCTGCTGTGTTGCGAAGGCACCCGGCACGCGCCCCGGGCCGGGCCGGACCCGCGGCTGCTGGGGGACCAGCGTGTCCTGCAGAGCCTGCTCCGCCTGGAGGAGCGCTACGTACCCCGCGCCTCCTACTTCCAGTGCGTGCAGCGGGAGATCAAGCCGCACATGCGGAAGATGCTGGCTTACTGGATGCTGGAG GTATGTGAGGAGCAGCGCTGTGAGGAGGAAGTCTTCCCCCTGGCCATGAACTACCTGGATCGCTACCTGTCTTGCGTCCCCACCCGAAAGGCGCAGTTGCAGCTCCTGGGTGCGGTCTGCATGCTGCTGGCCTCCAAGCTGCGCGAGACCACGCCCCTGACCATCGAAAAACTGTGCATCTACACCGACCACGCTGTCTCTCCCCGCCAGTTGCGG GACTGGGAGGTGCTGGTCCTAGGGAAGCTCAAGTGGGACCTGGCTGCTGTGATTGCACATGATTTCCTGGCCCTCATTCTGCACCGGCTCTCTCTGCCCCGTGACCGACAGGCCTTGGTCAAAAAGCATGCCCAGACCTTTTTGGCCCTCTGTGCTACAG ATTATACCTTTGCCATGTACCCGCCATCCATGATCGCCACGGGCAGCATTGGGGCTGCAGTGCAAGGCCTGGGTGCCTGCTCCATGTCCGGGGATGAGCTCACAGAGCTGCTGGCAGGGATCACTGGCACTGAAGTGGTGAGTGCTGGGCAGCTGGGCAGCAGCCTCTTCATTCATAAAGTAGTGCTATGCCCTGAGCCTCCAGTAGAGGGAAACCTCCAACCCCAACCTGGTCCCAAGTCCTGGTTTCACAACCTTGGGGCTTTGTGGCTTTTTATCTCCTGCCTTGGTCTGGGGAAGAGCAAGTATCTTGGGTGGGGTGAAGGGCACTGGCCCTAG
- the BYSL gene encoding bystin codes for MPKFKAARGVGGQEKHAPLADQILAGNAVRAGVREKRRGRGTGEAEEEYVGPRLSRRILQQARQQQEELEAEHGTGDKPAAPRERTTRLGPRMPQDGSDDEDEEWPTLEKAATMTAAGHHAEVVVDPEDERAIEMFMNKNPPARRTLADIIMEKLTEKQTEVETVMSEVSGFPMPQLDPRVLEVYRGVREVLSKYRSGKLPKAFKIIPALSNWEQILYVTEPEAWTAAAMYQATRIFASNLKERMAQRFYNLVLLPRVRDDVAEYKRLNFHLYMALKKALFKPGAWFKGILIPLCESGTCTLREAIIVGSIITKCSIPVLHSSAAMLKIAEMEYSGANSIFLRLLLDKKYALPYRVLDALVFHFLGFRTEKRELPVLWHQCLLTLVQRYKADLATDQKEALLELLRLQPHPQLSPEIRRELQSAVPRDVEDVPITME; via the exons ATGCCCAAATTCAAGGCGGCCCGTGGGGTCGGGGGTCAGGAAAAACATGCGCCCCTGGCCGATCAGATCCTGGCTGGGAATGCGGTGCGGGCGGGGGTCCGGGAGAAGCGGCGGGGTCGCGGGACCGGAGAAGCGGAGGAAGAGTATGTGGGGCCCCGGCTGAGCCGACGGATTTTGCAGCAAGCACGGCAGCAACAGGAGGAACTCGAGGCCGAGCATGGGACTGGGGACAAGCCCGCGGCGCCGCGGGAACGCACCACGCGGCTGG GTCCAAGAATGCCTCAGGATGGATCAGATGACGAGGACGAGGAGTGGCCCACCCTGGAGAAGGCTGCCACAATGACAGCAGCGGGCCACCATGCAGAGGTGGTTGTGGACCCTGAGGATGAGCGTGCCATAGAGATGTTCATGAACAAGAACCCTCCTGCCAG GCGCACCCTGGCTGACATCATCATGGAGAAGCTGACTGAGAAGCAGACAGAGGTTGAGACAGTCATGTCAGAGGTGTCGGGCTTCCCTATGCCCCAGCTGGACCCCCGGGTCCTAGAAGTGTACAGGGGGGTCCGGGAG GTATTATCTAAGTACCGCAGTGGAAAACTGCCCAAGGCATTTAAGATCATCCCTGCACTCTCCAACTGGGAGCAAATCCTCTACGTCACAGAGCCGGAGGCCTGGACTGCAGCCGCCATGTACCAGGCCACCAG GATTTTTGCCTCTAACCTGAAGGAACGCATGGCCCAGCGCTTCTACAACCTTGTCCTGCTCCCTCGAGTACGAGATGACGTTGCTGAATACAAACGACTCAACTTCCATCTCTACATGGCTCTCAAGAAGGCCCTTTTCAAACCTGGAGCCTGGTTCAAAG GGATCCTGATTCCACTGTGCGAGTCTGGCACTTGTACCCTCCGGGAAGCCATCATTGTGGGTAGCATCATCACCAAGTGCTCCATCCCTGTGTTGCACTCCAG TGCGGCCATGCTGAAAATTGCTGAGATGGAATACAGCGGTGCCAACAGCATCTTCCTGCGACTGCTGCTGGATAAGAAGTATGCACTGCCTTACCGGGTGCTGGATGCCCTAGTCTTCCACTTCCTGGGGTTCCGGACAGAGAAGCGTGAACTGCCTGTGCTGTGGCACCAGTGCCTCCTGACTTTGGTCCAGCGCTACAAGGCCGACTTGGCCACAGACCAGAAAGAGGCCCTCTTAGAACTGCTCCGGCTGCAGCCCCATCCACAGCTATCGCCCGAAATCAGGCGTGAGCTTCAGAGTGCAGTCCCCCGCGATGTGGAAGATGTTCCCATCACCATGGAGTGA
- the CCND3 gene encoding G1/S-specific cyclin-D3 isoform X4 has product MNYLDRYLSCVPTRKAQLQLLGAVCMLLASKLRETTPLTIEKLCIYTDHAVSPRQLRDWEVLVLGKLKWDLAAVIAHDFLALILHRLSLPRDRQALVKKHAQTFLALCATDYTFAMYPPSMIATGSIGAAVQGLGACSMSGDELTELLAGITGTEVDCLRACQEQIEAALRESLREAAQTSSSPVPKAPRGSSSQGPSQTSTPTDVTAIHL; this is encoded by the exons ATGAACTACCTGGATCGCTACCTGTCTTGCGTCCCCACCCGAAAGGCGCAGTTGCAGCTCCTGGGTGCGGTCTGCATGCTGCTGGCCTCCAAGCTGCGCGAGACCACGCCCCTGACCATCGAAAAACTGTGCATCTACACCGACCACGCTGTCTCTCCCCGCCAGTTGCGG GACTGGGAGGTGCTGGTCCTAGGGAAGCTCAAGTGGGACCTGGCTGCTGTGATTGCACATGATTTCCTGGCCCTCATTCTGCACCGGCTCTCTCTGCCCCGTGACCGACAGGCCTTGGTCAAAAAGCATGCCCAGACCTTTTTGGCCCTCTGTGCTACAG ATTATACCTTTGCCATGTACCCGCCATCCATGATCGCCACGGGCAGCATTGGGGCTGCAGTGCAAGGCCTGGGTGCCTGCTCCATGTCCGGGGATGAGCTCACAGAGCTGCTGGCAGGGATCACTGGCACTGAAGTG GACTGCCTGCGGGCCTGTCAGGAGCAGATCGAAGCTGCACTCAGGGAGAGCCTCAGGGAAGCCGCTCAGACCAGCTCCAGCCCAGTGCCCAAAGCCCCCCGGGGCTCCAGCAGCCAAGGGCCCAGCCAGACCAGCACTCCTACAGATGTCACAGCCATACACCTGTAG
- the CCND3 gene encoding G1/S-specific cyclin-D3 isoform X5 — protein MYPPSMIATGSIGAAVQGLGACSMSGDELTELLAGITGTEVDCLRACQEQIEAALRESLREAAQTSSSPVPKAPRGSSSQGPSQTSTPTDVTAIHL, from the exons ATGTACCCGCCATCCATGATCGCCACGGGCAGCATTGGGGCTGCAGTGCAAGGCCTGGGTGCCTGCTCCATGTCCGGGGATGAGCTCACAGAGCTGCTGGCAGGGATCACTGGCACTGAAGTG GACTGCCTGCGGGCCTGTCAGGAGCAGATCGAAGCTGCACTCAGGGAGAGCCTCAGGGAAGCCGCTCAGACCAGCTCCAGCCCAGTGCCCAAAGCCCCCCGGGGCTCCAGCAGCCAAGGGCCCAGCCAGACCAGCACTCCTACAGATGTCACAGCCATACACCTGTAG
- the CCND3 gene encoding G1/S-specific cyclin-D3 isoform X3: protein MELLCCEGTRHAPRAGPDPRLLGDQRVLQSLLRLEERYVPRASYFQCVQREIKPHMRKMLAYWMLEDWEVLVLGKLKWDLAAVIAHDFLALILHRLSLPRDRQALVKKHAQTFLALCATDYTFAMYPPSMIATGSIGAAVQGLGACSMSGDELTELLAGITGTEVDCLRACQEQIEAALRESLREAAQTSSSPVPKAPRGSSSQGPSQTSTPTDVTAIHL, encoded by the exons ATGGAGCTGCTGTGTTGCGAAGGCACCCGGCACGCGCCCCGGGCCGGGCCGGACCCGCGGCTGCTGGGGGACCAGCGTGTCCTGCAGAGCCTGCTCCGCCTGGAGGAGCGCTACGTACCCCGCGCCTCCTACTTCCAGTGCGTGCAGCGGGAGATCAAGCCGCACATGCGGAAGATGCTGGCTTACTGGATGCTGGAG GACTGGGAGGTGCTGGTCCTAGGGAAGCTCAAGTGGGACCTGGCTGCTGTGATTGCACATGATTTCCTGGCCCTCATTCTGCACCGGCTCTCTCTGCCCCGTGACCGACAGGCCTTGGTCAAAAAGCATGCCCAGACCTTTTTGGCCCTCTGTGCTACAG ATTATACCTTTGCCATGTACCCGCCATCCATGATCGCCACGGGCAGCATTGGGGCTGCAGTGCAAGGCCTGGGTGCCTGCTCCATGTCCGGGGATGAGCTCACAGAGCTGCTGGCAGGGATCACTGGCACTGAAGTG GACTGCCTGCGGGCCTGTCAGGAGCAGATCGAAGCTGCACTCAGGGAGAGCCTCAGGGAAGCCGCTCAGACCAGCTCCAGCCCAGTGCCCAAAGCCCCCCGGGGCTCCAGCAGCCAAGGGCCCAGCCAGACCAGCACTCCTACAGATGTCACAGCCATACACCTGTAG
- the CCND3 gene encoding G1/S-specific cyclin-D3 isoform X6 has product MELLCCEGTRHAPRAGPDPRLLGDQRVLQSLLRLEERYVPRASYFQCVQREIKPHMRKMLAYWMLERLPLPSASRPSPESAPGKPWARPPPPGSRFLCLSRGSGGEGDGGGARPVPADREMKSAGGSGRSLLPSPRVCEEQRCEEEVFPLAMNYLDRYLSCVPTRKAQLQLLGAVCMLLASKLRETTPLTIEKLCIYTDHAVSPRQLRDWEVLVLGKLKWDLAAVIAHDFLALILHRLSLPRDRQALVKKHAQTFLALCATDYTFAMYPPSMIATGSIGAAVQGLGACSMSGDELTELLAGITGTEVDCLRACQEQIEAALRESLREAAQTSSSPVPKAPRGSSSQGPSQTSTPTDVTAIHL; this is encoded by the exons ATGGAGCTGCTGTGTTGCGAAGGCACCCGGCACGCGCCCCGGGCCGGGCCGGACCCGCGGCTGCTGGGGGACCAGCGTGTCCTGCAGAGCCTGCTCCGCCTGGAGGAGCGCTACGTACCCCGCGCCTCCTACTTCCAGTGCGTGCAGCGGGAGATCAAGCCGCACATGCGGAAGATGCTGGCTTACTGGATGCTGGAG CGTCTCCCGCTTCCCTCCGCCTCCCGGCCTTCTCCGGAGAGCGCGCCTGGAAAACCCTGGGCTCGGCCGCCCCCGCCCGGGAGCCGGTTCCTGTGTCTTTCGCGGGGTTCTGGCGGGGAAGGCGATGGGGGTGGCGCGCGCCCTGTTCCGGCCGACAGGGAAATGAAAAGTGCGGGAGGCAGCGGCAGgagcctcctcccttcccctcgg GTATGTGAGGAGCAGCGCTGTGAGGAGGAAGTCTTCCCCCTGGCCATGAACTACCTGGATCGCTACCTGTCTTGCGTCCCCACCCGAAAGGCGCAGTTGCAGCTCCTGGGTGCGGTCTGCATGCTGCTGGCCTCCAAGCTGCGCGAGACCACGCCCCTGACCATCGAAAAACTGTGCATCTACACCGACCACGCTGTCTCTCCCCGCCAGTTGCGG GACTGGGAGGTGCTGGTCCTAGGGAAGCTCAAGTGGGACCTGGCTGCTGTGATTGCACATGATTTCCTGGCCCTCATTCTGCACCGGCTCTCTCTGCCCCGTGACCGACAGGCCTTGGTCAAAAAGCATGCCCAGACCTTTTTGGCCCTCTGTGCTACAG ATTATACCTTTGCCATGTACCCGCCATCCATGATCGCCACGGGCAGCATTGGGGCTGCAGTGCAAGGCCTGGGTGCCTGCTCCATGTCCGGGGATGAGCTCACAGAGCTGCTGGCAGGGATCACTGGCACTGAAGTG GACTGCCTGCGGGCCTGTCAGGAGCAGATCGAAGCTGCACTCAGGGAGAGCCTCAGGGAAGCCGCTCAGACCAGCTCCAGCCCAGTGCCCAAAGCCCCCCGGGGCTCCAGCAGCCAAGGGCCCAGCCAGACCAGCACTCCTACAGATGTCACAGCCATACACCTGTAG
- the CCND3 gene encoding G1/S-specific cyclin-D3 isoform X2, protein MELLCCEGTRHAPRAGPDPRLLGDQRVLQSLLRLEERYVPRASYFQCVQREIKPHMRKMLAYWMLEVCEEQRCEEEVFPLAMNYLDRYLSCVPTRKAQLQLLGAVCMLLASKLRETTPLTIEKLCIYTDHAVSPRQLRDWEVLVLGKLKWDLAAVIAHDFLALILHRLSLPRDRQALVKKHAQTFLALCATDYTFAMYPPSMIATGSIGAAVQGLGACSMSGDELTELLAGITGTEVDCLRACQEQIEAALRESLREAAQTSSSPVPKAPRGSSSQGPSQTSTPTDVTAIHL, encoded by the exons ATGGAGCTGCTGTGTTGCGAAGGCACCCGGCACGCGCCCCGGGCCGGGCCGGACCCGCGGCTGCTGGGGGACCAGCGTGTCCTGCAGAGCCTGCTCCGCCTGGAGGAGCGCTACGTACCCCGCGCCTCCTACTTCCAGTGCGTGCAGCGGGAGATCAAGCCGCACATGCGGAAGATGCTGGCTTACTGGATGCTGGAG GTATGTGAGGAGCAGCGCTGTGAGGAGGAAGTCTTCCCCCTGGCCATGAACTACCTGGATCGCTACCTGTCTTGCGTCCCCACCCGAAAGGCGCAGTTGCAGCTCCTGGGTGCGGTCTGCATGCTGCTGGCCTCCAAGCTGCGCGAGACCACGCCCCTGACCATCGAAAAACTGTGCATCTACACCGACCACGCTGTCTCTCCCCGCCAGTTGCGG GACTGGGAGGTGCTGGTCCTAGGGAAGCTCAAGTGGGACCTGGCTGCTGTGATTGCACATGATTTCCTGGCCCTCATTCTGCACCGGCTCTCTCTGCCCCGTGACCGACAGGCCTTGGTCAAAAAGCATGCCCAGACCTTTTTGGCCCTCTGTGCTACAG ATTATACCTTTGCCATGTACCCGCCATCCATGATCGCCACGGGCAGCATTGGGGCTGCAGTGCAAGGCCTGGGTGCCTGCTCCATGTCCGGGGATGAGCTCACAGAGCTGCTGGCAGGGATCACTGGCACTGAAGTG GACTGCCTGCGGGCCTGTCAGGAGCAGATCGAAGCTGCACTCAGGGAGAGCCTCAGGGAAGCCGCTCAGACCAGCTCCAGCCCAGTGCCCAAAGCCCCCCGGGGCTCCAGCAGCCAAGGGCCCAGCCAGACCAGCACTCCTACAGATGTCACAGCCATACACCTGTAG